The proteins below come from a single Argentina anserina chromosome 1, drPotAnse1.1, whole genome shotgun sequence genomic window:
- the LOC126792784 gene encoding heptahelical transmembrane protein 1: MSPGEGGGGGGAAVSFRKRSKRRSNNAAGATKLDPPQNHDDSFYYQSSSSSSSSVSNYESKKKRIRKKKGKGNNNNNNNNVGGSLKKYELMSYWELPEYMKDNEFILNYYRADWPILEALFSVFRWHNETLNVWTHLIGFVLFVGLTMANLWEVPQVSDLLGFSNRYTFSAAANVSHNFSAETTNFVHDLKQLTSQEVNNIASPGHQLRVTLWPFYVFLSGSMFCLLSSTICHLFSCHSHPLNVLLLRIDYAGITTMIITSFSPPIYYIFQCDPRWQFIYLGGITVMGIGTIVTLFSPKLSNSKFRTFRALLFASLGLFGIVPAVHASIVNWGNPKRDITLVYEVAMAVFYLTGTGFYITRIPERWRPGCFDLAGHSHQIFHVLVVMGALAHYAAILVMLDWRSTLGCDINTSLTL; encoded by the exons ATGAGTCCCggggaaggaggaggaggaggaggagctgCTGTAAGTTTCAGGAAGAGATCAAAacgacggtcaaacaatgcTGCCGGAGCTACGAAACTGGATCCACCTCAAAACCATGACGATAGTTTTTATTACCAGTCATCTTCTTCGTCGTCCTCTTCTGTTTCTAACTATGAGagcaagaagaagaggattaggaagaagaagggtaaaggaaacaacaacaacaacaataacaacGTTGGGGGGTCGTTAAAAAAATATGAGCTGATGTCGTATTGGGAGTTGCCGGAATATATGAAGGACAACGAGTTCATCTTGAATTATTACCGAGCTGATTGGCCTATTCTCGAAGCTCTGTTCAGTGTTTTCCGTTGGCATAATGAAACTCTCAATGTTTGGAC GCATTTGATTGGGTTTGTTCTGTTTGTGGGTTTGACTATGGCGAATTTGTGGGAAGTGCCTCAGGTATCGGATCTCCTTGGCTTCTCTAACAG GTACACATTTAGTGCAGCTGCAAATGTTTCCCATAATTTTAGTGCG GAGACAACAAACTTTGTTCATGATTTGAAGCAACTGACATCTCAGGAAGTGAACAACATTGCATCGCCTGGTCATCAATTGAGAGTGACACTATGGCCATTTTATGTGTTCTTATCTGGCTCTATGTTCTGCCTTCTTTCGAGCACCATTTGCCATCTGTTTTCATGCCACTCTCACCCCTTAAATGTCTTGCTCTTGCGCATAGACTATGCAGGCATCACCACCATGATCATCACCTCATTTTCCCCTCCGATTTACTACATCTTCCAATGTGACCCTCGCTGGCAATTCATTTACCTTGGAGGCATTACAGTAATGGGAATTGGCACCATTGTCACACTCTTCTCCCCGAAGCTGTCTAACTCCAAATTTCGAACCTTTCGAGCTTTGCTGTTTGCTTCATTGGGGTTGTTTGGGATTGTTCCGGCGGTCCATGCCAGCATTGTGAATTGGGGCAATCCGAAACGTGATATAACTCTGGTTTATGAAGTTGCCATGGCGGTTTTCTACTTGACTGGGACTGGATTTTACATCACTCGGATTCCCGAGAGATGGAGGCCGGGGTGCTTCGATTTGGCAGGTCACAGCCACCAGatttttcatgttttggtGGTGATGGGTGCTTTGGCTCATTATGCTGCTATACTTGTCATGCTAGACTGGCGAAGCACCTTGGGGTGTGACATCAATACTAGTCTTACTCTGTAA